From Streptomyces sp. NBC_00775, one genomic window encodes:
- a CDS encoding NUDIX hydrolase: MLAREGRAPGGNTPEGYDKYAFEPFAVTVDLAVLTVRAGALQVLLVERGQEPYAGRWALPGGFVLPDESAETAARRELAEETGLSDISGLHLEQLRTYTEPERDPRMRVVSVAYAALLPDPPEPRGGGDAAQAQWLRYNALGPLAFDHDRILADAHERVGAKLEYTCLATSFCPPEFTLGELQQVYETVWGTALDRPNFRRKVLATPGFVEQVPGAARLTGGRGKPAALYRAGGAKALYPPLLRPTSEGRPS, from the coding sequence GTGCTCGCACGGGAAGGCCGCGCGCCCGGGGGCAACACACCCGAGGGCTATGACAAGTACGCGTTCGAGCCCTTCGCCGTCACCGTCGACCTGGCCGTCCTCACGGTCCGGGCGGGCGCGCTTCAGGTGCTGCTCGTCGAGCGTGGACAGGAGCCGTACGCGGGCCGCTGGGCACTTCCCGGCGGCTTCGTGCTGCCGGACGAGTCCGCGGAGACCGCGGCCCGGCGCGAACTCGCCGAGGAGACAGGCCTGTCGGACATCTCCGGACTCCACCTGGAACAGCTGCGGACGTATACGGAACCCGAGCGCGACCCCAGGATGCGGGTCGTCTCCGTCGCGTACGCCGCGCTGCTCCCGGACCCTCCCGAGCCCCGCGGCGGCGGTGACGCGGCGCAGGCCCAGTGGCTGCGGTACAACGCGCTCGGTCCGCTCGCCTTCGACCACGACCGGATCCTCGCCGACGCCCACGAACGCGTCGGCGCCAAGCTCGAGTACACCTGTCTCGCCACGTCCTTCTGTCCGCCCGAGTTCACCCTCGGAGAGCTGCAGCAGGTCTACGAGACCGTGTGGGGCACCGCCCTCGACCGGCCCAACTTCCGGCGCAAGGTCCTCGCCACGCCGGGCTTCGTCGAACAGGTCCCCGGTGCCGCGCGCCTCACCGGAGGCCGCGGCAAACCCGCCGCGCTCTACCGGGCGGGCGGCGCCAAGGCCCTGTACCCACCCCTGCTGCGTCCCACCTCGGAAGGACGGCCCTCATGA
- a CDS encoding nucleotidyltransferase domain-containing protein has protein sequence MTDDVLDIDLAAVVAEQPDPVLFATVSGAHLYGFPSRDSDVDLRGVHLLPTAELVGLREPEETRSRMWDRDGVEMDLVTHDLRKFVRLMLRRNGYVLEQLLSPLVVHTTDAHRELAGLAPGVLTSHHAHHYRGFATTQWRLFEKTGELKPLLYTFRVLLTGIHLMRSGEVQADLPTLLGQIDAPAYLPDLIAAKAEQEHGAADVAHARVQDDVERLHALLDEAQDASALPDAPSVYDALHAFVIRVRLEGFRGGLEG, from the coding sequence ATGACTGACGACGTCCTGGACATCGACCTCGCGGCCGTGGTGGCCGAACAGCCCGACCCGGTGCTGTTCGCCACCGTCTCCGGGGCGCACCTCTACGGCTTCCCCTCGCGTGACTCCGACGTCGACCTGCGGGGCGTCCACCTGCTGCCGACGGCCGAACTGGTCGGGCTGCGCGAGCCCGAGGAGACCCGGTCGCGGATGTGGGACCGGGACGGCGTCGAGATGGACCTCGTCACCCACGACCTGCGCAAGTTCGTACGGCTGATGCTGCGGCGCAACGGCTATGTGCTGGAGCAGCTGCTGTCGCCGCTCGTCGTGCACACCACCGACGCGCACCGCGAGCTGGCCGGCCTCGCTCCCGGTGTCCTCACCAGCCATCATGCCCACCACTACCGGGGGTTCGCGACGACGCAGTGGCGGCTCTTCGAGAAGACCGGCGAACTCAAGCCGCTGCTCTACACGTTCCGTGTGCTGCTCACCGGCATCCACCTGATGCGCAGCGGCGAGGTGCAGGCCGATCTGCCCACGCTGCTCGGGCAGATCGACGCTCCCGCGTATCTGCCGGACCTGATCGCCGCGAAGGCCGAGCAGGAGCACGGGGCCGCGGACGTAGCCCACGCGCGCGTGCAGGACGACGTGGAGCGGCTGCACGCCCTGCTGGACGAGGCGCAGGACGCCTCAGCGCTGCCGGACGCCCCCTCCGTGTACGACGCTCTGCACGCGTTCGTCATCAGGGTCCGCCTGGAGGGCTTCCGGGGCGGCCTGGAGGGCTGA
- a CDS encoding ADP-ribosylglycohydrolase family protein gives MTTTTLAKRAATGSLLGLALGDALGFPTEFNSVPAILAKCGPWRQMRLPKPATVTDDTQMTLALARGLRTAMDRGLLGPLRMEGPVREEFVNWYQSPDNNRAPGRTCLVACNLLKNEQRRWQEASQIGSKGCGANMRVAPVGLVRGLSDEQRAGAAQFQAALTHGHPTALAASDLTAHAIWLLSQGAEPMGLVGMLRSYAYENRHRYHARWLGDLWTFSEHPTAESYIAHGWDECLTALDDLRHAVRTASPETDPCLATGGGWIAEEALATGLLCFLLFVDEPLTALRRAACTSGDSDSIACLTGAFAGAHHGSDAWPTEWADRIEYQGDLMSLGALWDA, from the coding sequence ATGACCACCACGACGCTCGCCAAGCGCGCCGCCACCGGCTCTCTGCTCGGACTCGCGCTGGGCGACGCGCTCGGGTTCCCCACCGAGTTCAACTCCGTGCCGGCGATCCTCGCCAAGTGCGGGCCCTGGCGGCAGATGCGGCTGCCCAAGCCCGCCACGGTCACCGACGACACCCAGATGACGCTGGCGCTGGCGCGGGGGCTGCGCACCGCCATGGACCGCGGCCTGCTCGGCCCGCTGCGGATGGAAGGGCCGGTGCGCGAGGAGTTCGTGAACTGGTACCAGTCGCCCGACAACAACCGGGCGCCCGGCCGCACCTGCCTCGTCGCCTGCAACCTCCTCAAGAACGAGCAGCGCCGCTGGCAGGAGGCCAGCCAGATCGGCTCCAAGGGCTGCGGCGCCAACATGCGTGTGGCACCCGTCGGGCTCGTACGGGGGCTGAGCGACGAACAGCGGGCGGGCGCCGCGCAGTTCCAGGCCGCGCTCACGCATGGACACCCCACGGCGCTCGCCGCCTCCGACCTCACCGCGCACGCGATCTGGCTCCTCAGTCAGGGCGCCGAGCCGATGGGACTCGTCGGGATGCTGCGGTCGTACGCGTACGAGAACCGCCACCGGTACCACGCGCGCTGGCTCGGCGACCTGTGGACCTTCAGCGAACACCCCACGGCGGAGAGCTATATCGCGCACGGCTGGGACGAGTGCCTGACCGCGCTGGACGACCTCCGGCACGCCGTGCGCACCGCCTCGCCCGAGACCGACCCCTGCCTCGCCACCGGCGGGGGCTGGATCGCGGAGGAGGCGCTCGCCACCGGCCTCCTCTGCTTCCTGCTCTTCGTCGACGAACCCCTCACCGCGCTGCGCCGGGCCGCCTGCACCTCCGGCGACTCCGACTCGATCGCCTGCCTGACCGGCGCCTTCGCGGGCGCCCACCACGGCTCGGACGCCTGGCCGACGGAGTGGGCCGACCGCATCGAGTACCAGGGCGATCTCATGTCGCTGGGGGCGCTCTGGGACGCTTGA
- a CDS encoding nucleotidyltransferase domain-containing protein, translating to MHSESPLPLVSPTPMVSMVSLVRNHTIYSCVMGSRAFGLATDGSDTDRRGVFLAPTPLFWRFEKPPTHVEGPAEEQFSWELERFCALALRANPNILECLHSPLVEYVDDTGRELLALREAFLSRQAHDTFARYALGQHKKLEADVRRHGAPRWKHAMHLLRLLMSSRDLLRTGALTIDVGDQREPLLAVKRGEVPWPEFETWLSRLAAEADEAASKSPLPPEPDQARVEDFLIRVRRTSALQAAPEALQADPDDERVQSVVHGGGVRQR from the coding sequence ATGCATTCCGAGTCCCCGCTACCCCTGGTGTCCCCGACGCCCATGGTGTCCATGGTGTCCCTGGTGCGCAACCACACGATCTACTCCTGCGTGATGGGGTCGCGCGCCTTCGGGCTGGCCACGGATGGCAGCGATACGGACCGTCGGGGCGTGTTCCTCGCCCCGACGCCGCTCTTCTGGCGCTTCGAGAAGCCGCCGACGCATGTCGAGGGTCCGGCGGAGGAGCAGTTCAGCTGGGAGCTGGAGCGCTTCTGCGCCCTCGCGCTGCGCGCCAACCCGAACATCCTGGAGTGCCTGCACTCCCCTCTCGTCGAGTACGTCGACGACACGGGCCGCGAACTCCTCGCCCTCCGCGAGGCGTTCCTCTCCCGCCAGGCGCACGACACGTTCGCCCGCTATGCGCTGGGCCAGCACAAGAAGCTGGAAGCGGACGTACGCCGGCACGGCGCGCCCCGCTGGAAGCACGCCATGCACCTCCTGCGCCTCCTGATGAGCTCCCGCGACCTGCTGCGCACCGGCGCATTGACGATCGACGTCGGCGACCAGCGCGAGCCGCTGCTCGCGGTGAAGCGGGGCGAGGTCCCCTGGCCGGAGTTCGAGACCTGGCTGTCCCGCCTGGCGGCGGAGGCGGACGAGGCGGCTTCGAAAAGCCCCCTGCCACCCGAGCCCGACCAGGCCCGCGTCGAGGACTTCCTGATCCGTGTGCGCCGGACCTCAGCCCTCCAGGCCGCCCCGGAAGCCCTCCAGGCGGACCCTGATGACGAACGCGTGCAGAGCGTCGTACACGGAGGGGGCGTCCGGCAGCGCTGA